A single Xylella taiwanensis DNA region contains:
- a CDS encoding glycoside hydrolase family 35 protein, with protein sequence MLLKIFALTLAITLPMTLSAAPWPVFSTQGTHFIRDGKPYQLISGAIHLQRIPRAYWKDRLQKARALGLNTVETYVFWNLVEPRQGQFDFTGNNDVGAFVREAASQGLNVILRPGPYVCAEWEAGGYPAWLFADPTLRVRSQDPRFLDASERYLDALGREIGPLLNGNGGPIIAVQVENEYGSYGDDHAYLQAMRGMFIKSGFGRALLFTSDGAEMLGNGTLPDMLAAVNVAPGEAKDALEKLARFHPGQPQMVGEYWAGWFDQWGKPHARTDAKQQAKEIEWILRQGHSMNLYMFTGGTSFGFMNGANFQGAPSDHYSPQTTSYDYDAVLDEGGRPMPKFAMFRDVITRVTGIQPPPLPAATRFIDLPDTPLGESASLWDNLPAPVATTPDPQPMERYGQAYGYIVYRTRVNGPRQGTLYLGDVRDEAHVYVDRILAGSAERRLQQVSVEVDIPSGTHTLDVLVENSGRVNYGPHLADGRAGLIDPVWLNHQPVKGWETFLLPLETPEAIRGWTTAKIKGPAFHRGTLYISRPADTFLDMQAFSKGVTWANGHTLGRHWSIGPQGALYFPGAWQRQGSNTVLVLDVNDTSAARVRGVQQQRWITPSTAKSFSSKAVTLLGMGVFP encoded by the coding sequence ATGCTGCTTAAGATATTCGCTTTGACACTCGCCATTACACTGCCCATGACGCTCAGCGCTGCACCTTGGCCGGTGTTTTCGACCCAGGGCACGCACTTCATCCGTGATGGGAAGCCGTATCAATTGATCTCGGGTGCCATTCACTTGCAGCGCATTCCGCGAGCGTACTGGAAGGACCGATTGCAGAAGGCCCGTGCCCTGGGACTCAACACGGTAGAAACCTATGTTTTCTGGAATTTGGTCGAACCTCGCCAAGGTCAATTCGACTTCACGGGAAATAACGACGTTGGCGCTTTTGTGCGTGAAGCGGCGTCACAAGGACTGAACGTGATCCTGCGTCCTGGGCCCTACGTGTGTGCGGAATGGGAGGCAGGCGGTTACCCGGCTTGGCTGTTTGCCGATCCTACGCTGCGGGTACGCAGTCAGGATCCGCGTTTCCTGGATGCCAGTGAGCGCTACCTTGACGCCCTCGGCAGAGAGATCGGTCCGCTACTCAATGGCAATGGCGGTCCCATTATTGCTGTGCAGGTTGAAAACGAGTACGGCTCCTACGGTGACGATCATGCGTATCTGCAGGCGATGCGCGGAATGTTTATCAAGTCCGGTTTCGGACGCGCACTGCTGTTCACCTCCGACGGGGCAGAGATGCTCGGCAACGGTACTTTGCCGGACATGCTGGCCGCCGTGAATGTTGCGCCGGGCGAGGCTAAAGATGCACTCGAAAAGCTTGCCCGATTCCATCCCGGACAGCCACAGATGGTGGGCGAATATTGGGCCGGCTGGTTCGATCAATGGGGAAAGCCGCATGCGCGTACCGATGCGAAGCAGCAGGCGAAGGAGATCGAATGGATCCTGCGGCAAGGCCACTCGATGAATCTTTATATGTTCACTGGAGGCACTAGCTTCGGCTTCATGAATGGGGCGAACTTCCAAGGTGCGCCGAGCGACCATTACAGCCCTCAAACCACCAGCTACGATTACGACGCGGTGCTGGATGAGGGCGGACGGCCCATGCCGAAGTTCGCGATGTTCCGTGATGTCATCACCCGCGTGACGGGTATCCAGCCACCACCGTTGCCAGCGGCGACCCGTTTCATTGATCTGCCGGACACGCCATTAGGTGAATCAGCTTCGCTGTGGGACAACCTGCCTGCACCGGTGGCCACCACGCCAGATCCGCAACCGATGGAGCGCTATGGGCAAGCCTACGGTTACATCGTGTACCGCACCAGAGTGAACGGTCCACGGCAGGGCACGCTGTATCTGGGCGACGTGCGGGATGAGGCTCACGTCTACGTTGATCGCATCCTCGCGGGGAGTGCTGAACGCCGCCTGCAGCAGGTGTCGGTGGAGGTCGACATTCCCTCGGGCACACACACGCTCGATGTGCTGGTAGAAAACAGCGGACGGGTGAACTATGGTCCTCACCTCGCCGATGGTCGCGCCGGACTGATTGATCCGGTATGGCTCAATCACCAGCCGGTGAAGGGGTGGGAAACGTTTCTGCTACCGCTGGAGACGCCAGAAGCGATCCGTGGCTGGACAACGGCAAAGATCAAGGGACCTGCGTTCCATCGGGGGACGCTGTATATCAGCAGGCCAGCGGATACGTTTTTGGACATGCAAGCGTTCAGCAAGGGGGTGACATGGGCCAATGGTCACACGCTTGGCCGCCACTGGAGTATCGGTCCGCAGGGTGCGCTTTACTTCCCGGGGGCGTGGCAGCGCCAAGGGAGTAACACGGTGCTTGTGTTGGATGTGAACGATACCTCGGCAGCCCGGGTGCGCGGTGTGCAACAGCAGCGGTGGATCACTCCAAGCACGGCCAAGTCGTTTTCTTCAAAAGCAGTCACTCTTCTGGGCATGGGTGTTTTCCCATGA